CTTGCCATTGCCGGTGTATATGTAATGATTCCATCAGCGGCTTGATATCCGGCATGTTCTATTAGCCTGAGTGTTCCCGCAAGCACTGCAGCAAGCATTGTTGGAATACGTTCTTCCCAGTGTAATTTGAGCGTTAACGGAACATCTCCTCGTGGTTCAAGAACGACGGTCCGGCCGATAGCCTTTGCAAACAGGATCGGAAGAATGTATGATGTTGCTCCAAAAAATAGTATTATCTCTTCATTTGTCTGTCTAATTGCATTGCACATCCGGAATTGATTATGTAGGAACTCAGCCGCAGCGAACGGAATTGATTCTCTCGGACTCTCGTCAGTAATCTCTGTAATCTCGTACTCTTGACGCATCGATGAGTCACGCGGTAGGTCTCCAGTGATGAGTTTCACAGAGGTGATCTCGGAAAGGATCTCCAACAGCGTTCGAGTTGCATTTTCACCTGCACTACCAAGTGGATGAGTAACAACGCATACGTCAGGATAATCCTCACGGCAGGATCCGACAGACATTGGTTTTACATCATTGCTTGAAGCCCTATCTATAATAATATAAACGATTCTCTGACCGCACTTTGTATATATAACTGGTACAGGACAACTGCTCTGGAGCTTAACCGCAGAGTAGGTTTCCCAATACTGTCCTGAAAACGGAAAATGTCTGTCGGACTGTTTTACAGAAAGTTGAGGCGAATGCCACGGGGCTTGACCCCAAGGCAGTTGACTGGATGGTCAAAAAGCACTCCCGTCAAACTCAACGGATACACTCCGATAAATATACTGTGCAGAGACAGCAAATGCTATAATATGGACACTTCATCCTTAGAGGAGTTTCCACCAGCCTTTCAGAAACATCTGACTTCAGATGATCTCAAGGAAAATTCAACACTCCAGTCCCTTGGCTCGTTAAAGCCACAGCTTGATCTCATCCAACAGCATGCTGACAGTATTGATACAATCCTCGATATTGGGTGTAATCGGGGAGGTTTTGTGTCTGCTCTAGGAGAATATCTCAGTGCGTCTGAAGTGTATGGTGTTGAAATCGATGATACTGCACTGACCCGAGCACAGGGACGTGGTGTGGAAGTTTTTGATATTAATATCGAATCAGACACAATCCCGTTGGAGAGTAATACTGTAGATCTTATACTTTCATTTGGTGTTGTTGAGCATCTTCGTTATTTTGATCAGCTATTTTCCGAAGCGACTCGACTTCTAAATGACGGGTGGTTCTGGATATCTTTTCCAAATCTTGGGAGTTGGGTTAACCGATTTGCACTTTTGACCGGCTATCAACCTCGCAACGTAGAAATATCAACTGAGTATGCAGCTGGTGTTTTACCTATTTATAGCCGAGACAGTCATATTAACCACGTTCATGCCCCAACTTACAGAGCAGTAATTGACTTACTCAAGTATTACCAATTTGAGCCAATAAAGTCAACCATCTTAACTCCTTATCAGCGATCAATACTTGACCGAACCCTTGACTGGATATTTAGTATAATGACTAGCTGGGGCCGCCGAGTATCCGTCCTCTCTCGGGCTACCTGAAATCTGAGTAAATGTACTTTATCATCGCATATACATAACCGACTCCGACGGCTGTTGTCAATAATAACAGCGACCCGACCTGCTTTATTTGGGTCGTATCTTGACTTCGTAATATCTGATAGACTCGGTCTGGGAGATAACGCACAAGTAAGTCTGCTAGAAAAGATACTTCCTTCTTTTCTGACTGAGGGAGAATTCGTGACATCGCATATTTTGAATACCCCTGCCAGAAGGCACGACTTAGCAACCAAATTGGATCTGTTCGGTACGTGAATATTTTGTGCCCAACCTCTGCGTTTGGATTATAATAGAGAGTTCCGTCTATTTCTTGACGCATACGTTCTGCAAGTTCTGTCTCCTCTCCTTGGACGTGTTTGTCCCCTTTTCGACCTAATTCCTCGTTAAAGCCACCAATTTGTTCAAACACTTCACTACGAAAGGAGATGTTCGATCCGAATGTATTCCTAACTGGTCCTTCATCGGGGAACCCTCGGTGTGTGACGCCAACAAGCCAAAAAAACTCTTCTGGTAGAAAGTCAGGACGTGTTTTGGGCCAAATTGGCGTCATCTTACCCCCAACCGCTTCAACATCTTCTTGCTTATATGTTCCTACTAACTCCTCTACCCATCGCTCATCCGCAACTGCATCATCATCAAGAAAGGCGATAATATCCCCCGTAGCACGCTTGATTCCCACATTTCGACTGGCAGATAGCCCTCTATTCTGTTCGTTGCAGTGGATAATTACGTCTTCGTGTGATCCCCATTTTTCTCTAATGCGTGTGCAGAGCTTATCATTGCCATCGATAACAGCAACCACCTCTATATCCGGATAACTTTGTCCAAGCACACTCCGAACAGCATCACAAAAGTCCGGATACAAATCTGTTGAATATACGCAAATGACAACGGAGACCTTCATTATATTTGCTATTTGTGGATTAGTTCGATAAGTTTACCGAAAGGGCATGCAAATAAAATATTTCATCGAAAGTCTAAATCTGATCTTAGAATCTCAGTAAGCACCCATCAAATATACTAATATCAAATAAATATGGTGAATAACCACAGAAGATAGCATTCTAGTTGCTTGTACATTGGACCTACTCTCACCAAAGTTCAAAACATTCAGATTGCTTATTTATATCAGCAGATGATGTAAGATGACCTTGAAACAACAAGGTTTATTCATTTTATCACCTTGTCTCGAAAACGATGAGTACTGAAACGAAAGAAGGTCAACTCATTGATCAGTCGACCTTTGATACGATACGACAGCGGTATCATATCCCCACAATCTTCGCTGTCGTGCTCTTCATGTTCTGGCTGCGGTTCCGGAATTATGAGACCTTCCTTGTCGGCGAAGATGGGTTTACGCTTCAGGCTGTGGACTCATGGTACCACTGGCGGACAACGGAGTGGACGGTTGAGAACTATCCTTGGCTTATTGGACATGATCCATGGACGAGATTCCCAGAGGGGACGTTTACCGGTCAGTTTGGCACGTTATTTGACTTTTTGATCGCAACTGTAGCGATGATTATCGGCGGAGGTGATCCCTCTTCGCAGCAAATTTTACTTGCCGGTGCAATTGTCGTGCCGCTACTAGCTGCTCTTACTGCTATTCCCGTGTATTATCTTGGAAAGCAGATAGGAGGGCGCATCGGTGGCATTGCTGGCATTGTCTTCCTTGCAGTTGCTCCTGGCCAATTTTTCAATCGGATGACCGCCGGTCAGTTCCAGCATCACGCCGCCGAGGCACTGTTTATGATTGTCTCAGTTGTTGCATTGGTGTTTGCAATTCGTGTTGCAATGGAAGAAAAACCCATCTGGGAACTAGTCCCAGCAAGAGACTGGGATGAGCTTAAACGGCCAGCAATATACAGCGCGATTGCTGGCTTTGCGATGATTATTTATATCTGGACGTGGCCACCAGGCATTGTCCTCATTGGTATATTTGGTATCTACGTTGTTGTACAAATTCTTCTCGATCATATGCGGAGACAGCCCC
This portion of the Salinarchaeum sp. IM2453 genome encodes:
- a CDS encoding bifunctional 2-polyprenyl-6-hydroxyphenol methylase/3-demethylubiquinol 3-O-methyltransferase UbiG — protein: MDTSSLEEFPPAFQKHLTSDDLKENSTLQSLGSLKPQLDLIQQHADSIDTILDIGCNRGGFVSALGEYLSASEVYGVEIDDTALTRAQGRGVEVFDINIESDTIPLESNTVDLILSFGVVEHLRYFDQLFSEATRLLNDGWFWISFPNLGSWVNRFALLTGYQPRNVEISTEYAAGVLPIYSRDSHINHVHAPTYRAVIDLLKYYQFEPIKSTILTPYQRSILDRTLDWIFSIMTSWGRRVSVLSRAT
- a CDS encoding glycosyltransferase; this translates as MKVSVVICVYSTDLYPDFCDAVRSVLGQSYPDIEVVAVIDGNDKLCTRIREKWGSHEDVIIHCNEQNRGLSASRNVGIKRATGDIIAFLDDDAVADERWVEELVGTYKQEDVEAVGGKMTPIWPKTRPDFLPEEFFWLVGVTHRGFPDEGPVRNTFGSNISFRSEVFEQIGGFNEELGRKGDKHVQGEETELAERMRQEIDGTLYYNPNAEVGHKIFTYRTDPIWLLSRAFWQGYSKYAMSRILPQSEKKEVSFLADLLVRYLPDRVYQILRSQDTTQIKQVGSLLLLTTAVGVGYVYAMIKYIYSDFR